In Melioribacteraceae bacterium 4301-Me, a genomic segment contains:
- a CDS encoding glycosyltransferase family 9 protein has product MITINKNNVRKILIIKLRGIGDVVLSTIVLKNLKRDFPHSEISYLTEKHSAQVLKNLPQLRHVYYFEKLTLLQKVKFFLLIRYIKFDLILDFYSNPTTALLTFFSGAIYRAGFPYKGRKYAYNLYGPIERNKYHAAMLHLEFLKRIGLSANESELLFLLDKNANSFASNLLSNLIIDKKSLVGICPTGGWESKKCDPIKLAEIADNLINKYKINVIILWGPGDESDANEIKHLMKNNAYLAPKTTILEMAAIIAKCKFVICNDSGPMHISVALDVPVLALFGPTDPILQGPFGEKHEWVNLEELDCIKCNLLKCPKNHECFLNLPINKIMTKVDLLIKKNEIELD; this is encoded by the coding sequence TTGATAACAATAAATAAAAATAATGTAAGGAAAATATTAATAATAAAGCTTAGAGGGATAGGCGATGTTGTTTTATCTACAATTGTTTTGAAAAACCTAAAAAGAGATTTCCCTCACAGTGAAATATCTTACTTAACTGAAAAACATTCAGCTCAAGTATTGAAAAATCTTCCTCAGTTAAGACATGTCTATTATTTTGAAAAATTAACTCTTCTTCAAAAAGTCAAATTTTTTTTACTAATAAGATATATTAAGTTTGACCTAATTTTAGATTTTTATTCTAATCCTACTACTGCGTTATTAACTTTTTTCAGCGGAGCAATTTATAGGGCTGGATTTCCTTATAAAGGGAGAAAATACGCATATAATCTTTATGGACCAATTGAAAGAAATAAGTACCATGCTGCTATGCTTCATCTTGAATTCTTAAAAAGAATTGGTCTTTCTGCCAACGAATCAGAGCTTTTATTTTTATTAGATAAAAATGCTAATTCGTTTGCAAGTAATTTATTATCTAATTTAATAATAGATAAAAAATCGCTAGTTGGGATTTGTCCTACTGGCGGTTGGGAGTCAAAAAAGTGTGACCCAATTAAATTGGCTGAAATTGCCGATAACTTAATCAACAAATACAAAATTAATGTTATAATTCTTTGGGGACCCGGCGATGAGTCAGATGCAAATGAAATAAAACATTTAATGAAAAATAATGCTTATCTTGCTCCCAAAACTACTATCTTAGAAATGGCAGCTATTATCGCTAAGTGTAAGTTCGTAATTTGCAATGATAGCGGTCCAATGCATATTTCTGTAGCGTTAGACGTGCCTGTACTTGCCTTGTTTGGTCCTACTGACCCTATTTTACAAGGACCTTTTGGTGAAAAACATGAGTGGGTGAATTTAGAAGAATTAGATTGTATAAAGTGTAACTTGCTGAAATGCCCTAAAAACCATGAATGCTTTTTGAATCTTCCTATTAATAAAATAATGACTAAAGTAGATTTGTTAATTAAAAAAAATGAAATTGAGCTTGATTAA
- a CDS encoding glycosyltransferase family 9 protein, with translation MIKKIEIFLKKIFLKILLIGNPKSNNNQLVKFDSNSKILFIRLNRIGDALVSTPLLQIIKKNLKCKTIVLASASNYFVFQNNELCDKLIVFQKSLKNFVKLIHRLNSEDLTAVVDLHDDISTTVSFILALLKAPIKIGFKKGNESLYTHLVVKLDTQKHHIIDRLMEFAKFFNVKTNSSDINVYYKPDQKSLQSAKAFLKKSFAKQKFLLGINISAGSQARFWGIRKYKELINSLIKYDLNILILCQKSDLAKAKEISNNYLPIFYSDNFDEFAAMISQLNLLFTPDTSIVHVASSFKIPMFGLYVKYNTEDVIWYPYKSDYECIITKEPTLKNISSEKVIQKLIPFLEKYLYDETTTRV, from the coding sequence TTGATTAAAAAAATTGAGATTTTCTTAAAAAAAATATTCTTAAAAATATTATTAATTGGGAACCCTAAAAGCAACAATAACCAATTAGTAAAGTTTGATTCTAATTCAAAAATATTGTTTATAAGACTTAATAGAATTGGCGATGCTCTTGTTTCCACCCCGCTTCTTCAAATCATCAAGAAAAATCTAAAGTGTAAAACAATTGTACTTGCTAGTGCCAGCAATTATTTTGTTTTTCAGAATAATGAACTTTGTGATAAATTAATAGTTTTCCAGAAGAGCTTAAAGAATTTCGTTAAATTAATCCATCGTCTAAATTCTGAAGATTTAACAGCTGTAGTTGATCTTCATGATGATATTTCAACTACAGTTAGTTTTATTTTAGCTTTGTTGAAAGCTCCTATTAAAATAGGTTTTAAAAAAGGAAATGAAAGTTTATATACTCATTTAGTTGTAAAACTTGACACTCAGAAACATCATATTATTGATAGATTAATGGAGTTTGCCAAGTTTTTTAATGTAAAAACAAATTCATCTGATATAAATGTTTACTATAAACCAGACCAAAAATCGTTGCAAAGTGCGAAGGCGTTTTTAAAAAAAAGTTTTGCTAAACAAAAATTTTTACTGGGTATAAACATTTCTGCTGGCAGTCAAGCGCGTTTTTGGGGAATAAGAAAATATAAAGAGCTAATCAATTCCTTAATAAAATATGATTTAAACATTCTTATATTATGTCAAAAAAGTGATTTAGCTAAAGCCAAAGAAATTTCTAACAATTATTTGCCAATTTTTTATAGTGATAATTTTGATGAATTTGCAGCAATGATTTCTCAACTGAACTTACTCTTTACACCGGATACATCCATTGTTCATGTTGCTTCTTCATTCAAAATTCCAATGTTTGGTCTCTATGTAAAATACAACACTGAAGATGTTATTTGGTATCCATACAAATCCGATTACGAATGTATAATTACAAAAGAGCCTACATTAAAAAATATAAGTAGTGAAAAGGTAATACAAAAATTAATACCATTTTTGGAGAAGTATTTATATGACGAAACAACCACCAGAGTGTAA